Proteins found in one Novosphingobium humi genomic segment:
- a CDS encoding UvrD-helicase domain-containing protein: MTELSIVPAGAGAGKTHHIQTTLTRWVREGLVRPERILAVTFTEAAAGELRQRIRAALIADGNLDAALSVERAYVSTIHGLGRRLLIEHAFAGGASPQLRLIAEDEQDLLIRRAIEENPALGDLARNLDAYGYRGSFVSDDSAEDSFRAKLLNVIGLLRTLGPRGQDRAMADFVEASIRDGYGAPAPRGETLDAELRAAVGAMLEAFPRGIADGATSAAAQKDFRANFLDLGRASRMLAKGGKDWKLWQKLRGLRKTKRGSPTPEGYDDLADAVMAAADKLAIHPGPLAEAIAHARALVEGAQSAMADYEARKRSLGVIDFSDMVTNAAQLLRSHPAVLGAIMDEVDCVIVDEFQDTNPIQFTFLWTLARQAKRALIVGDTKQAIMGFQGADPRLTTALTQQFETDPLTHNWRSDPRIMEFVNALGPCLFGDAYAPLAPTQAQGEGTALEILQLAQKRSARKGGKPQHFVADRIQTMLGEGVIIKDRHTGLPRALEPRDIAILAPTHNHCAAYAGALRALGLPVRVAEGGWWNSRIVQAAAFALRYAVDPSDVHNGLCIATLGPSAMPLEDALRVVAAGGALEAPELAALGALWPEALAMPVDALLHRVIAAAGLRGWCDHLEDPAQMRADLLRFEAEASAFIEAHRDMREASGFYGQSAHVFLGWLENRIGLKGEDKRPNPSGAEADGIEIVTWHASKGREWPVVVVACLDHKLDPRAGTFTTQFPGFDDLNRVIEDAKLAYAPGFAAPEATERFLAGLRPEADETARRLLYVALTRARNRLVVEWPQDDGAEDEPLPITGRRLMEAHGGLALKANTLTIGGATFPARVYALGADMPPCFEEGAPAAAQASREPRYALRAGVPVAGVAVVSPSLAVETGRAMPVALTTSPIAPGWRVLGEGIAGAAEKGTAVHEALRILLQRPDLAHRVAAHCRLDAEDVEALTAQARGLATALAAKGYPELHVEQVLEIPLADGGTLSAIVDLIAEGPDGYIIVDHKSGPVPDHGLRMAGYWPQLAAYADAVEAAGDKPVRGVAVFWTETGEWSVAG, translated from the coding sequence TGAACATGCCTTTGCGGGCGGGGCCTCGCCGCAATTGCGCCTGATTGCCGAGGATGAGCAGGATTTGTTGATCCGCCGCGCGATTGAGGAAAACCCCGCGCTGGGCGATCTGGCGCGCAATCTGGACGCCTATGGCTATCGCGGCAGTTTCGTTTCCGACGACAGCGCCGAGGACAGTTTCCGCGCCAAATTGCTGAATGTCATCGGCTTGCTGCGCACGCTGGGGCCGCGCGGGCAGGACCGCGCGATGGCCGATTTCGTCGAGGCTTCGATCCGCGATGGCTATGGCGCGCCCGCGCCCAGGGGCGAAACGCTGGACGCTGAATTGCGCGCAGCGGTGGGGGCCATGCTGGAGGCTTTCCCGCGCGGGATTGCCGATGGGGCGACCAGCGCTGCGGCGCAAAAGGATTTCCGCGCCAATTTCCTCGATCTGGGTCGGGCCTCGCGGATGCTGGCCAAGGGCGGCAAGGACTGGAAACTGTGGCAAAAGTTGCGCGGCCTGCGCAAGACCAAGCGGGGCAGCCCGACGCCGGAAGGCTATGATGATTTGGCCGATGCGGTGATGGCGGCAGCAGACAAGCTGGCGATCCACCCCGGCCCGCTGGCCGAGGCGATTGCCCATGCCCGCGCCTTGGTTGAGGGCGCGCAAAGCGCGATGGCCGATTACGAAGCGCGCAAGCGCAGCCTTGGCGTGATCGACTTTTCCGACATGGTGACCAATGCCGCGCAATTGCTGCGCAGCCATCCGGCCGTGTTGGGCGCGATCATGGATGAGGTGGACTGCGTCATTGTTGACGAGTTTCAGGACACCAACCCCATCCAGTTCACCTTCCTCTGGACGCTGGCGCGGCAGGCCAAGCGGGCGCTGATCGTAGGCGATACGAAGCAGGCGATCATGGGCTTTCAGGGCGCCGACCCGCGCTTGACCACCGCCTTGACCCAGCAGTTCGAGACAGACCCGTTGACGCATAACTGGCGTTCCGATCCGCGCATCATGGAGTTTGTTAACGCGCTGGGGCCTTGCCTGTTTGGCGATGCCTATGCGCCGCTGGCCCCGACACAGGCGCAGGGCGAGGGCACCGCGCTGGAGATCCTGCAACTGGCGCAAAAGCGCAGCGCGCGCAAGGGCGGCAAGCCGCAGCATTTCGTGGCCGATCGCATCCAGACCATGCTGGGCGAGGGCGTCATCATCAAGGACCGCCACACCGGATTGCCCCGCGCGCTGGAGCCGCGCGACATCGCCATTCTGGCCCCCACGCATAACCATTGCGCGGCCTATGCCGGGGCGCTGCGGGCGCTGGGCCTGCCGGTGCGCGTGGCCGAGGGCGGATGGTGGAACAGCCGGATCGTGCAGGCGGCGGCCTTTGCGCTGCGCTATGCGGTCGATCCGTCCGATGTGCATAATGGCCTGTGCATCGCCACGCTGGGGCCTTCGGCCATGCCTTTGGAGGATGCCTTGCGGGTGGTGGCCGCAGGGGGCGCGTTGGAGGCGCCGGAGTTGGCGGCGCTGGGCGCGTTGTGGCCGGAGGCTTTGGCCATGCCGGTCGATGCTTTGCTGCACCGGGTGATTGCGGCGGCGGGCCTGCGCGGATGGTGCGACCATCTGGAGGACCCGGCCCAGATGCGCGCCGACCTGCTGCGTTTCGAGGCCGAGGCCAGCGCCTTTATCGAGGCCCACCGCGACATGCGCGAGGCTTCGGGCTTTTACGGGCAGAGCGCGCATGTCTTTCTGGGCTGGCTGGAAAACCGCATCGGATTGAAGGGCGAGGACAAGCGCCCCAACCCTTCGGGCGCGGAGGCCGATGGTATTGAGATCGTGACATGGCACGCCTCCAAGGGGCGCGAATGGCCGGTGGTGGTGGTGGCCTGCCTTGACCACAAGCTGGACCCGCGTGCCGGAACTTTCACGACCCAATTCCCCGGTTTCGATGATCTGAATCGGGTGATCGAGGATGCCAAGCTGGCCTATGCCCCCGGTTTTGCCGCGCCTGAGGCGACCGAGCGCTTTCTGGCCGGTCTGCGGCCAGAGGCCGACGAGACGGCGCGGCGGTTGCTCTATGTGGCGCTGACCCGTGCGCGCAACCGGCTGGTGGTGGAATGGCCGCAGGACGATGGGGCCGAGGATGAGCCTTTGCCGATCACCGGGCGGCGGCTGATGGAGGCGCATGGGGGATTGGCGCTGAAGGCCAACACTTTGACCATCGGCGGGGCGACATTCCCGGCGCGGGTCTATGCGCTGGGTGCGGATATGCCGCCTTGCTTTGAGGAGGGCGCACCCGCCGCCGCGCAAGCCTCGCGTGAGCCGCGCTATGCCTTGCGGGCCGGGGTGCCGGTGGCGGGGGTGGCGGTGGTGTCGCCATCGCTTGCGGTGGAAACGGGGCGGGCGATGCCGGTCGCGCTGACCACATCACCCATCGCGCCGGGCTGGCGGGTGCTGGGCGAGGGAATAGCAGGCGCGGCGGAGAAGGGGACGGCGGTGCATGAAGCCTTGCGCATCCTGTTGCAGCGCCCCGATCTGGCGCATCGCGTGGCCGCCCATTGCCGCCTCGATGCTGAGGATGTCGAAGCCCTGACCGCGCAGGCGAGGGGTTTGGCCACAGCACTGGCGGCAAAGGGCTATCCCGAACTCCATGTCGAGCAGGTTTTGGAAATCCCGCTGGCCGATGGCGGAACATTGAGCGCGATTGTTGACCTGATCGCCGAAGGGCCGGATGGCTACATCATCGTCGATCACAAGAGTGGCCCGGTGCCCGATCATGGCTTGCGCATGGCAGGCTACTGGCCCCAACTGGCCGCCTATGCCGACGCGGTCGAGGCGGCGGGCGACAAGCCGGTGCGCGGCGTTGCGGTGTTCTGGACCGAGACGGGGGAATGGAGCGTGGCGGGGTGA
- a CDS encoding carboxylesterase/lipase family protein, with product MLFATGAAQAGQVQTTGGMVKGVEHGAVAAYYGIPYAAPPVGDLRWRAPQAAASWKGVRDATRPAAECYQGPPAVFGPFSAEFMIKGNISEDCLYLNVWTPRKAPGNLPVFFYIHGGGFGSGSGTIPVYEGAGLAARGAVVVTFNYRLGVFGFLAHPELTRESGMAYSGNYGLLDMIAALKWVKANIARFGGDPDDVTIAGQSAGAAAVNDLVLSPLAKGLFQRAIAQSGSGMGIRTAPLAEAEKVGVALGETAHAPTIADLRKVDAATLEQLTNVPPPALDSLTKMPAIPFAPNNDGFVLAGDPEDVKAPVQSRVPFMTGFNADEGLPIGQEITPAVFEANVRARYGAVADRLIALYPHATPAQAETSFKLLARDRYMANLVMWAQGRAANSGQAVYTYLFIQPYPALNGKSFGSFHTAEVPYVMGALGKGGRVFTAADEAVSRNIQDYWLAFMKTGNPSLPGKAWPRTTSTEARVMAIGPGGGLRHGVSTLERFLALRDFVRGGGQLSLF from the coding sequence ATGTTGTTCGCCACCGGTGCGGCACAGGCCGGACAGGTACAGACCACAGGCGGCATGGTGAAGGGCGTCGAGCATGGCGCGGTTGCAGCCTATTACGGCATCCCCTATGCTGCCCCTCCGGTAGGAGACCTGCGCTGGCGCGCGCCTCAAGCCGCCGCATCGTGGAAGGGCGTGCGTGACGCCACCCGCCCGGCGGCGGAATGCTATCAGGGGCCGCCGGCGGTCTTTGGCCCCTTCAGCGCCGAATTCATGATCAAGGGCAATATTTCCGAAGACTGCCTTTATCTGAATGTATGGACCCCGCGAAAGGCCCCCGGCAACCTGCCTGTGTTCTTCTATATTCATGGCGGCGGCTTTGGCAGCGGGTCAGGCACCATTCCTGTCTATGAAGGAGCAGGGCTTGCGGCTCGGGGCGCGGTGGTGGTTACCTTTAACTATCGCCTCGGCGTATTCGGATTTCTGGCCCATCCCGAACTGACCCGCGAATCCGGCATGGCGTACTCAGGCAATTACGGCCTGCTGGATATGATTGCTGCGTTGAAATGGGTGAAGGCGAATATCGCCCGTTTTGGTGGCGATCCCGATGATGTCACGATTGCGGGCCAGTCAGCGGGCGCGGCAGCGGTCAATGATCTGGTTCTCTCGCCTCTGGCCAAGGGATTGTTCCAGCGCGCCATTGCCCAAAGCGGTTCGGGCATGGGCATCCGCACGGCGCCGCTGGCCGAGGCCGAAAAGGTGGGCGTAGCGCTGGGTGAAACAGCCCATGCGCCCACCATCGCCGATCTGCGCAAGGTCGATGCCGCAACGCTGGAACAGCTGACCAACGTGCCGCCGCCAGCTCTGGACAGCCTCACCAAAATGCCCGCCATTCCCTTTGCGCCGAATAATGACGGTTTTGTGCTGGCCGGCGATCCCGAGGATGTGAAAGCCCCGGTACAGTCGCGGGTGCCTTTTATGACGGGTTTCAATGCCGATGAGGGCTTGCCCATAGGGCAGGAAATCACCCCTGCCGTGTTCGAGGCCAATGTCAGGGCGCGCTATGGCGCCGTGGCCGACCGGCTGATCGCGCTTTACCCCCATGCTACTCCTGCCCAAGCAGAGACTTCCTTCAAGCTGCTGGCGCGCGACCGCTATATGGCCAACCTTGTGATGTGGGCCCAAGGGCGGGCGGCCAACAGCGGGCAAGCGGTCTATACCTATCTGTTCATCCAGCCTTATCCGGCATTGAACGGGAAAAGCTTCGGTTCGTTCCACACGGCCGAGGTGCCCTATGTCATGGGCGCCCTTGGCAAGGGGGGGCGCGTGTTCACCGCTGCGGATGAGGCCGTATCGCGCAATATTCAGGACTATTGGCTGGCCTTTATGAAGACGGGCAATCCCTCGCTGCCCGGTAAGGCATGGCCCCGGACCACCAGCACTGAGGCGCGGGTGATGGCCATCGGGCCGGGTGGTGGTCTGCGCCATGGCGTTTCGACCCTCGAACGTTTTCTGGCCCTGCGTGATTTCGTCAGGGGGGGCGGCCAACTTTCACTGTTCTGA
- a CDS encoding response regulator transcription factor, translated as MSWCGMYQFVSSPPRRPDVMYEGAMDDVEQKFVLIVEDDADLRELLANLLDQAGIANEAVGTLCRASARIREISPALVLLDVMMPDGDGLAFCAQLRQAGFANKIMMLTAKGAALDRIAGLEGGADDYLTKPFESRELLARIRNLLRGATAWHSISTGKIRYARFGTWRLDLVQRRLVTSDDRIVMVSTGEFDLLRRMIDAPRIELSREDLMPERRETVHFDRSLDNRISRLRNKLGAERDGAQLIVTVRNRGFMLAADVSYE; from the coding sequence ATGTCTTGGTGCGGTATGTATCAGTTTGTCTCATCCCCTCCGCGAAGGCCCGATGTGATGTATGAAGGCGCCATGGATGATGTCGAACAAAAGTTTGTCCTGATCGTGGAAGATGACGCGGACCTGCGCGAATTGCTGGCAAACCTGCTGGATCAGGCGGGAATTGCCAATGAAGCGGTGGGCACGCTGTGCCGCGCATCGGCCCGCATCCGCGAAATCTCGCCCGCGCTGGTGCTGCTCGACGTGATGATGCCCGATGGCGACGGTCTGGCCTTTTGCGCGCAATTGCGGCAGGCCGGGTTCGCCAACAAGATCATGATGCTGACCGCCAAGGGGGCCGCGCTGGACCGCATTGCCGGATTGGAAGGCGGGGCCGATGATTATCTGACCAAACCTTTTGAATCACGCGAATTGCTGGCGCGTATCCGCAACCTGCTGCGCGGGGCCACCGCATGGCACAGCATCAGCACGGGCAAGATCCGCTATGCCCGTTTTGGCACATGGCGGCTCGATCTGGTGCAACGGCGTCTGGTCACATCCGATGACCGCATCGTCATGGTCTCAACCGGCGAATTTGATCTGCTGCGGCGCATGATCGACGCGCCCCGGATCGAATTGAGCCGCGAAGACCTGATGCCGGAGCGGCGGGAAACGGTCCATTTCGACCGCTCGCTGGACAACCGCATCTCGCGCCTGCGAAACAAGCTGGGCGCGGAACGTGATGGGGCGCAACTGATCGTGACAGTGCGCAATCGCGGCTTCATGCTGGCTGCGGATGTCAGCTACGAATGA
- a CDS encoding sensor histidine kinase, which yields MMPGFRFKTLAGKLTFILAAGSSIACALALWGAEEYRRRGIEAVQYASLVASGDDLTSRFARDEDKTARDLMQGRIFGARFLVRPPSRAQYDANLTGYLQQRLPASAAPIAFHGAVEDCIGDYRAVQASGARGFFKDLPECWLVIMRAPSGRLFTIGLPVPSVGHSAGLAFAPTALAITTLASLLIAAFVARMTLDFMRRLQDATRRFAEDINAPPITDHAPRDVRATYDAFNAMQQRIRTMMLERNDMLAAISHDLQTPLTRLRLRAEAMPASVEQTKIIADVAAMERMVRDGLALAQSRESSDDWAWLDIDSLLTSIVEDLREEGKVADLGRIDKICVRVKPSALARCLQNLADNAIRYGWAALFECIDSDGIVRIRIADKGPGIPDADLERMFLPFVRGEFSRSRQTGGTGIGLTIARAQAATFGAQVALANTRDGLTATVTLKGDVAANG from the coding sequence ATGATGCCGGGGTTTCGCTTCAAAACACTGGCCGGCAAACTGACCTTCATTCTGGCGGCGGGGTCCAGCATCGCCTGCGCGCTGGCGCTGTGGGGGGCAGAAGAATATCGCCGGCGCGGCATAGAAGCCGTCCAATATGCCAGTCTGGTTGCCAGCGGAGACGATCTGACCTCACGCTTTGCGCGTGACGAGGACAAGACCGCAAGGGATTTGATGCAAGGTCGCATCTTTGGCGCGCGGTTTCTGGTCCGGCCTCCTTCGCGCGCGCAATATGACGCAAACCTGACGGGATACTTGCAGCAACGCCTGCCTGCCTCTGCTGCTCCGATCGCTTTTCATGGCGCGGTTGAGGATTGCATTGGCGATTACCGGGCGGTGCAGGCATCGGGCGCGCGGGGCTTTTTCAAGGATCTGCCCGAATGCTGGCTGGTCATCATGCGCGCGCCCAGCGGCAGGCTCTTTACCATCGGCCTGCCGGTGCCTTCCGTCGGGCATAGCGCGGGCCTTGCCTTTGCCCCCACCGCCTTGGCCATCACCACTCTGGCCAGCCTTCTGATCGCGGCTTTCGTCGCCCGCATGACGCTGGATTTCATGCGGCGGCTTCAGGATGCCACGCGCCGCTTTGCCGAAGATATCAACGCCCCACCCATTACCGATCATGCGCCGCGTGATGTCCGCGCCACGTATGACGCCTTTAACGCCATGCAACAGCGCATCCGAACGATGATGCTGGAACGCAACGATATGCTGGCCGCCATCAGCCACGATCTGCAAACACCGCTGACCCGTCTGCGCCTGCGGGCGGAGGCTATGCCCGCCTCGGTCGAACAGACCAAGATCATCGCCGATGTCGCCGCGATGGAGCGGATGGTGCGAGATGGGCTGGCGCTGGCCCAATCGCGTGAATCCTCGGACGATTGGGCATGGCTGGACATTGATTCCCTGTTGACCAGCATCGTCGAGGACCTGCGCGAGGAGGGCAAGGTGGCCGATCTGGGCCGCATCGACAAGATCTGCGTCAGAGTGAAACCCAGCGCGCTGGCCCGGTGCCTTCAAAACCTTGCCGACAATGCCATCCGCTATGGTTGGGCCGCCTTGTTCGAATGCATTGATTCGGACGGCATCGTCAGGATCAGGATAGCCGACAAAGGTCCCGGCATCCCAGACGCCGATCTGGAGCGCATGTTCCTTCCCTTTGTCCGTGGTGAATTCAGCCGGTCGCGGCAAACCGGCGGCACGGGCATCGGCCTGACCATCGCCCGCGCACAGGCCGCCACCTTTGGAGCGCAGGTAGCCCTTGCAAACACGCGGGATGGTTTGACCGCAACCGTCACACTGAAAGGAGATGTCGCGGCGAACGGGTGA